A window from Kovacikia minuta CCNUW1 encodes these proteins:
- the dps gene encoding DNA starvation/stationary phase protection protein Dps: MSNNGSTQILYSTRIDLSADIRSKVIALLNQTLAATLDLKTQVKQAHWNVKGLDFYQLHELFDEFAAELEEYIDMVAERITALGGLAIGTARAAAANSILPEYPFDILDGKDHVTALADRFAPYAKHLRDGIAQTDDLGDADTADLYTELSRAIDKDLWFLEAHLQAGESVISSNGAVPKTAKTAATRSTAAKSTSTKAASTKTSVRKPRAKSK; this comes from the coding sequence ATGAGTAACAACGGTAGCACCCAGATTCTTTATTCAACTCGAATCGATCTTTCCGCTGATATTCGTTCAAAAGTTATCGCGTTGCTCAATCAAACTTTGGCAGCCACGTTGGATCTTAAAACACAGGTGAAACAGGCTCACTGGAATGTCAAGGGTTTAGATTTTTATCAGTTGCATGAACTGTTTGATGAGTTTGCGGCTGAACTTGAGGAATACATTGATATGGTTGCTGAGCGAATCACCGCATTAGGAGGATTAGCCATCGGAACCGCCCGCGCCGCCGCCGCAAACTCCATTCTGCCAGAATATCCGTTTGACATTCTGGATGGAAAAGATCACGTCACTGCCCTTGCCGATCGGTTTGCCCCCTATGCCAAACATTTACGGGATGGCATCGCCCAAACCGATGACTTAGGAGATGCGGATACCGCTGACCTCTACACCGAACTATCCCGCGCGATCGATAAAGACCTGTGGTTCCTGGAAGCTCATCTGCAAGCCGGAGAATCGGTAATCAGTAGTAATGGGGCGGTTCCTAAAACGGCAAAAACAGCAGCTACCCGATCCACTGCGGCAAAATCAACAAGCACAAAAGCAGCCTCGACAAAAACATCGGTACGGAAACCAAGGGCAAAGAGTAAGTAA
- a CDS encoding DEAD/DEAH box helicase, translating into MQATDDPEFLVSAPTIWGNPVERLVYRGRTIPHPQETFLMGLGLASRLYALIEPSLQEPSPQFCTLNALQAYDFLKSVTWRLQDSGLGVVVPPSLANQDGWANRLGLKIQAQTAKSRKGDRLGLQSLLNFRWELSIGGQTLSKEEFDRLVALQTPLVQINDEWVELRPQDIRAAQTFFASRKDQTSLSLEDALRISTGDTQMIEKLPVVSFEASGSLQDLINTLSGKRTIEAIPTPASFRGELRPYQSRGIGWLSFLEQWGLGACLADDMGLGKTIQLIAFLLNLQEQKALEAPTLLVCPTSVLGNWEREVKKFGPSLKVALHHGDGRPKGKTFAKAVENQHLVITSYALLHRDLKDLQSVSWQGVVLDEAQNVKNPDAKQSQAARQLEAQFRIALTGTPVENRLSELWSILDFLNPGYLGPKNFFQRRFATPIERYGDTDSLKTLRSLVQPFILRRLKTDRDIIQDLPEKQEMTVFCGLTSEQAALYQKIVDQSLAQIEAAEGIQRRGIILALLVKLKQICNHPALFLKDEGDGEKAEGRGQRAEGKDKGSRINNEKNDLSFILQPSAFQSRSGKLQRLEEMLEEVVLEGDRALIFTQFAEWGKLLKAHLEKQLGREVLFLYGSTSKKQREEMIDRFQHDPQGPRIFILSLKAGGVGLNLTRANHVFHFDRWWNPAVENQATDRVFRIGQTRNVQVHKFVCNGTLEEKIHDLIESKKALAENVVGAGENWLTELDTDSLRDLLLLDRSAIIGEE; encoded by the coding sequence TTGCAAGCGACGGATGACCCGGAGTTTTTGGTCAGTGCGCCCACCATTTGGGGAAATCCGGTGGAGCGTTTAGTCTACCGGGGACGGACGATTCCCCATCCCCAGGAAACCTTTCTCATGGGTTTGGGGTTGGCATCTCGCCTGTATGCCTTAATTGAACCCAGCTTGCAGGAACCCAGCCCCCAGTTTTGTACTCTTAATGCGCTTCAAGCCTATGACTTTCTCAAATCAGTGACCTGGCGATTGCAGGACAGTGGCTTAGGTGTGGTGGTTCCCCCAAGTCTGGCTAATCAGGATGGCTGGGCAAATCGGTTGGGTTTGAAGATCCAGGCACAGACGGCAAAATCGAGAAAGGGCGATCGCCTGGGATTACAAAGCCTGCTCAACTTCCGATGGGAACTGTCGATCGGGGGACAGACGCTCTCCAAGGAAGAATTCGATCGCCTGGTTGCCCTCCAGACTCCCCTGGTTCAAATTAACGACGAATGGGTGGAGTTGCGTCCCCAGGACATCCGGGCAGCTCAAACCTTCTTTGCCAGTCGCAAAGACCAGACTTCCCTGTCCCTGGAGGATGCCTTACGCATCAGCACAGGCGACACCCAGATGATTGAAAAGCTGCCTGTGGTTAGCTTTGAAGCATCGGGTTCATTGCAAGATCTGATCAACACCCTCAGCGGTAAGCGCACGATCGAAGCCATTCCGACGCCCGCCAGTTTTCGGGGAGAACTGCGTCCTTACCAATCCCGTGGCATTGGCTGGTTGTCATTTCTGGAACAATGGGGGTTGGGAGCCTGCCTGGCAGACGATATGGGTCTGGGAAAAACAATTCAGTTGATTGCTTTTCTGCTCAATTTGCAGGAGCAAAAAGCACTGGAAGCCCCAACCCTGCTCGTTTGCCCCACGTCTGTTTTGGGCAACTGGGAACGGGAGGTGAAGAAGTTTGGCCCCAGCCTCAAAGTTGCACTCCACCACGGGGATGGCCGCCCCAAGGGCAAGACGTTTGCCAAAGCGGTGGAAAATCAACATCTGGTCATTACCAGCTATGCCCTGCTCCACCGGGATCTGAAGGATCTGCAAAGTGTTTCCTGGCAGGGGGTGGTGCTGGATGAAGCCCAAAATGTCAAAAACCCTGATGCGAAACAATCCCAGGCAGCCCGACAGCTCGAAGCCCAGTTTCGGATTGCCCTGACGGGGACTCCGGTCGAGAATCGCCTGTCGGAACTCTGGTCAATTTTGGATTTCCTCAATCCCGGCTATCTCGGACCCAAAAATTTCTTTCAACGCCGCTTTGCCACACCGATCGAACGCTATGGCGATACAGATTCGCTCAAAACGCTGCGATCGCTGGTTCAACCTTTCATTCTGCGTCGGCTTAAAACCGATCGCGACATCATTCAAGACCTGCCCGAAAAGCAGGAAATGACGGTCTTCTGTGGACTCACGAGCGAACAAGCTGCCCTTTACCAAAAAATTGTCGATCAATCCCTGGCACAAATTGAAGCGGCTGAAGGCATTCAACGTAGAGGCATCATCCTGGCACTGCTGGTGAAACTGAAGCAGATTTGTAATCATCCAGCGCTGTTTTTGAAGGATGAGGGAGATGGGGAGAAAGCAGAGGGCAGAGGGCAGAGGGCAGAAGGTAAGGATAAAGGCTCCAGGATAAACAATGAAAAGAATGATTTATCCTTTATCCTTCAGCCTTCAGCCTTTCAATCCCGTTCGGGGAAACTCCAACGGCTGGAAGAAATGCTGGAGGAGGTGGTTTTGGAGGGCGATCGTGCCCTGATCTTTACCCAGTTTGCGGAGTGGGGCAAACTGCTGAAAGCCCATTTGGAGAAACAACTGGGGCGCGAAGTTCTGTTTCTCTATGGCAGTACTTCTAAGAAGCAGCGGGAAGAAATGATCGATCGCTTCCAGCACGATCCCCAGGGGCCACGCATCTTTATTCTGTCGTTGAAAGCGGGCGGTGTGGGGTTGAATCTGACCCGTGCCAACCATGTTTTCCACTTCGATCGCTGGTGGAACCCGGCAGTGGAAAATCAGGCAACCGATCGGGTCTTTCGGATCGGGCAAACCCGCAATGTCCAGGTTCACAAGTTTGTCTGCAATGGCACCTTAGAAGAAAAAATCCATGACTTGATCGAAAGCAAAAAAGCCCTGGCAGAAAATGTCGTGGGTGCAGGCGAAAACTGGCTGACCGAATTGGATACCGATAGCCTGCGAGATTTGCTCCTGCTCGATCGCAGCGCCATCATTGGCGAGGAGTGA
- the recO gene encoding DNA repair protein RecO, with product MSRTYKVTGINLKSMPMGEADRLLTILTRELGLIRAVAMGARKHGSSLGGRSGLFVVNELLIAKGRSLDKVAQAETLESYPGLSQDLKKLTASQYLAELCLCQALSDQPQEELFCLLNEQLKRLERSAASQVLPYLTHAVFQLLILSGVVPQVHLCCVTRQPLVPQFC from the coding sequence ATGAGCCGCACCTATAAAGTGACTGGAATTAATCTCAAAAGCATGCCAATGGGTGAGGCAGATCGGTTACTCACGATTTTAACCAGAGAGTTGGGCTTGATTCGAGCCGTCGCAATGGGAGCGCGGAAGCATGGATCGAGCCTGGGAGGGCGGAGTGGGTTGTTTGTGGTGAATGAGTTGTTGATTGCCAAGGGACGATCGCTCGATAAGGTCGCCCAGGCAGAAACCCTGGAGTCCTACCCTGGCTTGAGCCAGGACTTGAAGAAGCTGACCGCCAGCCAGTATTTGGCAGAGCTTTGCCTGTGTCAGGCATTGAGTGACCAACCCCAGGAAGAACTCTTTTGCCTGCTGAATGAGCAGTTGAAGCGCTTAGAGCGATCAGCCGCATCCCAGGTTTTGCCTTACCTGACCCATGCAGTCTTTCAACTCTTAATTCTGTCTGGAGTCGTGCCTCAGGTTCATCTTTGCTGTGTCACCCGCCAACCCCTGGTACCCCAATTTTGCTGA
- a CDS encoding tetratricopeptide repeat protein, with translation MGASISVDHDSFATEVIERSYEKPVLVDFFATWCGPCQMLKPILEKLVQEYDFVLAKVDIDQNPDLAQTYGVQGVPDVKVVVDGQVSEGFVGVLPESQLRQLLAQLNLKSVLDEALETIYTEASLGNVEKAKSLLEDLLQHHSKNPGVILEAANFYLEVGELETAEKLLEPIQEYEKEYFVPAKTLKALILFKRSASQPGGNHELDQQFRQAVQAVLEENYKLALQQFLAIVSQDRRYKDDGARKAMLAIFDILGDDHPLTKDYRKQLTRVLY, from the coding sequence ATGGGAGCTTCAATTTCGGTAGATCACGATAGCTTCGCCACGGAAGTGATTGAGAGATCCTATGAGAAACCCGTTCTGGTAGACTTCTTTGCCACCTGGTGCGGACCCTGTCAGATGCTTAAGCCCATCCTGGAAAAGCTGGTGCAAGAGTATGACTTTGTGCTGGCAAAGGTCGATATTGATCAAAATCCCGACCTTGCCCAGACCTACGGTGTGCAGGGAGTTCCCGACGTTAAGGTGGTGGTGGACGGGCAGGTGAGTGAGGGCTTTGTTGGCGTCCTTCCAGAATCCCAATTGCGCCAACTTCTGGCACAACTAAATCTCAAATCTGTCCTGGATGAGGCTTTGGAAACTATCTACACCGAAGCCTCACTTGGCAATGTAGAAAAGGCAAAATCCCTTTTAGAAGACCTGTTGCAGCACCACTCAAAAAATCCTGGGGTGATACTGGAAGCCGCAAACTTTTACCTTGAGGTTGGTGAATTAGAAACTGCCGAGAAACTTCTAGAGCCTATTCAAGAATATGAGAAGGAATATTTTGTCCCTGCAAAAACCTTGAAGGCGTTGATCCTATTTAAGCGGTCTGCCAGCCAACCCGGAGGCAATCACGAACTGGATCAGCAATTTCGTCAGGCAGTTCAAGCCGTTTTAGAGGAAAACTACAAGCTGGCCCTACAACAATTCCTGGCGATTGTCAGCCAGGATCGACGCTATAAGGACGATGGAGCCAGGAAAGCAATGCTGGCAATTTTTGACATTCTGGGTGACGACCATCCCCTCACCAAAGACTACCGCAAACAACTAACACGAGTGTTGTATTAA
- a CDS encoding Uma2 family endonuclease has translation MVTTAVGQNQPRTLSIEEYVLSPPDHMEWVDGQLVEKNGMTLKTARVQSKLDTLWRNFKNSQSLGGEVYTEPPCRTRQQIRRPDVAYLTPELLTQLGEPNVLPQSFPLIAEIVSPTDCAEDVFNKANEYLQSGGEEVWLVLPESGWIVVLTNQGRSLFTRGEIAPTQVILPGFSIAVEELLG, from the coding sequence ATGGTTACAACCGCAGTGGGTCAAAATCAACCCAGAACTCTCTCCATTGAAGAATATGTCCTCAGTCCACCCGATCACATGGAATGGGTCGATGGGCAACTGGTGGAGAAAAACGGGATGACGTTGAAAACCGCTCGTGTTCAGTCAAAGCTAGACACTCTCTGGAGAAACTTCAAAAACTCGCAGAGCTTGGGTGGAGAAGTTTATACCGAACCACCCTGCCGCACAAGACAACAGATTCGCCGTCCCGATGTTGCCTATCTCACCCCTGAACTGCTGACGCAATTGGGTGAACCAAACGTGCTGCCGCAAAGTTTCCCTTTGATTGCTGAAATTGTTTCTCCAACAGACTGTGCTGAAGATGTATTCAACAAAGCAAATGAGTATCTGCAATCCGGTGGTGAGGAAGTTTGGCTCGTTTTGCCAGAGAGCGGTTGGATTGTTGTGCTGACCAACCAGGGACGATCGCTCTTCACCAGAGGCGAAATTGCCCCTACTCAAGTCATTCTCCCTGGTTTCAGCATTGCGGTTGAGGAATTATTGGGTTAA
- the glnT gene encoding type III glutamate--ammonia ligase has translation MVGTVSKSETKSLVEFAEEMKLDFFLVSFTDLLGGTRAKLVPAAKVAAVESDGAFFAPFACHLGLGPDANDIAAIPDPNSLIVLPWQPNVAWVASDVYLDGKPFGAAPRVILKQVLQRGEELGYRYKAGVEAEFMLLKKEGTSFQVADALDISTRPCYDQLNLMRQFDFISTVVKNLEQLGWGPYQCDHEDANGQFEINWTYSDALTTCDRHVFFKYMVKTLAEQHGLTATFMPKPFSNLTGNGAHVHMSLWDGNSNVFANASDEMGLSSLAYEFLGGVLAHARGLAALCNPTINSYRRLGATTTTSGSTWSPRYVSYGGNNRTHMIRIPEGGRFECRLVDGSANLYLALAGLLAAGLDGITNHLQPGKRIDENMFVRGSEFPDLPTLPTSLLEALHALTQDELLLTTLGEGAKTYMDFKHQEWNDYSAVVTDWELQQYVTC, from the coding sequence ATGGTTGGAACAGTGTCCAAGTCTGAAACAAAGTCCCTGGTTGAATTTGCCGAGGAAATGAAGCTTGATTTTTTCCTGGTGTCCTTTACGGATTTGTTAGGAGGAACGCGCGCCAAGCTTGTGCCAGCGGCAAAGGTTGCTGCGGTTGAATCAGATGGTGCGTTTTTTGCTCCCTTTGCCTGCCATTTAGGACTTGGGCCGGATGCCAATGACATTGCTGCCATTCCTGACCCCAACTCGTTGATTGTTTTGCCCTGGCAGCCCAATGTTGCCTGGGTTGCCAGCGATGTTTACCTGGACGGCAAGCCTTTTGGGGCAGCTCCGCGGGTGATTCTGAAGCAAGTGCTTCAGCGCGGTGAGGAACTGGGCTACCGCTACAAAGCGGGAGTCGAAGCAGAGTTTATGCTGCTGAAAAAGGAAGGAACCAGTTTTCAGGTTGCTGATGCGTTGGATATTTCCACCCGTCCTTGTTATGACCAACTTAACTTAATGCGTCAGTTTGACTTCATTTCCACAGTGGTAAAGAATCTGGAGCAGTTGGGTTGGGGTCCCTACCAGTGTGATCACGAAGACGCGAATGGACAGTTTGAGATTAACTGGACCTACAGTGATGCGTTGACAACCTGCGATCGCCACGTCTTTTTCAAATACATGGTCAAAACCCTTGCGGAACAGCACGGGCTGACCGCAACCTTCATGCCGAAGCCATTTAGCAATTTGACTGGCAATGGCGCGCACGTTCACATGAGCCTGTGGGACGGCAATTCCAATGTATTTGCCAATGCTTCTGATGAAATGGGGCTTTCCTCCCTGGCTTACGAATTTCTCGGCGGAGTGCTTGCCCATGCGCGCGGTTTGGCGGCATTATGCAATCCCACAATTAATTCCTATCGCCGCTTGGGAGCCACTACGACTACCTCTGGCAGTACCTGGAGTCCCCGCTATGTCTCCTACGGCGGCAACAACCGCACCCACATGATTCGGATACCGGAAGGGGGACGGTTTGAATGTCGTCTGGTCGATGGCTCTGCTAACCTGTATTTGGCGTTGGCAGGGCTACTAGCAGCGGGATTGGATGGAATTACAAATCACCTGCAACCCGGAAAACGCATCGACGAAAACATGTTTGTACGCGGCTCCGAGTTTCCTGACCTGCCCACCCTGCCCACTAGCCTGCTGGAAGCGCTTCACGCCCTGACCCAGGATGAATTATTGCTAACAACTTTGGGAGAGGGAGCAAAAACCTACATGGACTTCAAACACCAGGAATGGAATGACTATAGTGCGGTAGTCACCGATTGGGAGTTACAACAGTATGTGACCTGTTAA
- the deoC gene encoding deoxyribose-phosphate aldolase, translating into MAAVSPNDINLAPFIDHALLTPTATPEQVEQWCTDADRFQFATVCVQPAYVQLAANFLHGKSPRVCAVIGFPYGATTSAVKLFEAQEAVENGASELDVVINLGWLKAGKTSELHREIAEIREETGQTIKAILEMALLTEAEKRLAAEVCMDAGAAYLKTSTGLYGGATIADVRLLKELTKDRVGIKASGGIRTAEQAIELIIAGATRLGTSRGPDLIRQRDTLGKDER; encoded by the coding sequence ATGGCAGCGGTATCCCCTAATGATATTAACCTTGCGCCTTTTATTGATCACGCGCTACTAACCCCTACAGCAACTCCTGAACAGGTCGAACAGTGGTGTACGGATGCCGATCGGTTTCAATTTGCAACAGTCTGTGTTCAGCCTGCCTATGTGCAATTGGCAGCGAATTTTTTGCATGGCAAAAGTCCACGGGTCTGTGCGGTGATTGGCTTTCCCTACGGTGCAACCACCTCCGCCGTAAAGCTATTTGAGGCGCAGGAAGCGGTTGAAAATGGAGCCTCAGAACTGGATGTGGTGATTAATCTGGGTTGGCTGAAGGCAGGTAAGACCAGTGAGTTGCACCGAGAGATTGCTGAAATTCGGGAAGAAACAGGACAAACCATTAAAGCCATCCTTGAAATGGCACTTTTGACGGAGGCAGAAAAACGTCTGGCAGCTGAAGTATGTATGGATGCTGGAGCCGCCTACCTGAAAACCAGCACGGGTTTGTATGGGGGAGCCACGATCGCCGATGTCCGATTGCTTAAGGAACTAACTAAAGACAGGGTTGGAATTAAGGCTTCCGGGGGAATTCGTACTGCTGAACAAGCCATAGAGTTGATTATTGCCGGAGCCACCCGATTAGGTACCTCCCGCGGTCCCGATCTTATTCGTCAGCGCGATACCCTAGGAAAGGATGAACGATGA
- a CDS encoding YccF domain-containing protein, with the protein MSLFGNIIWLVFGGFMSGIGYILGGLGTCLTIIGIPFGIEAIKLGFATFTPFGKEIVRNSSADTTLALILNIVWIVLFGWGIALSHLVWGVILAITIVGLPFARQHFKLVTLALWPFGHDLVRK; encoded by the coding sequence TTGAGTTTATTTGGAAATATTATCTGGCTTGTTTTCGGCGGGTTCATGAGCGGGATTGGCTACATCCTTGGAGGATTGGGAACCTGCCTGACCATTATTGGCATCCCTTTTGGAATTGAGGCTATTAAGCTTGGGTTTGCCACTTTTACACCGTTTGGCAAGGAAATTGTTAGAAATTCCAGCGCTGATACAACCCTGGCGCTGATTCTCAACATTGTCTGGATTGTGCTGTTTGGTTGGGGAATTGCCCTCAGCCATTTAGTCTGGGGAGTCATTCTGGCCATTACGATCGTGGGTCTTCCGTTTGCAAGACAGCACTTTAAACTCGTGACGCTGGCACTCTGGCCCTTTGGGCACGATTTAGTTAGGAAATGA
- a CDS encoding MFS transporter → MGWTAIGLGKELVVGSGYAIAGLILLLLQTREKVGNGLAVNRTQNGQDGKTAPPHFAEDIRDGLRYLGQQHHVRNALLQLVILFSVFAALAVLSVRLAEVMPAIKSSQFGFLLAAGGVGMAIGATFIGQFGQRFLHHQLSLIGSIGMAASLLGLSIFDEQLVPALLLIMLMGLFAAMVGVPMQTTIQEETPEEMRGKIFGLQNNAINIALSLPLALAGVAETFLGLRIVFIGLAVLVVAGGGFTWYISRTGSTSK, encoded by the coding sequence CTGGGCTGGACTGCGATCGGTCTAGGAAAAGAACTGGTTGTTGGCAGCGGCTATGCGATCGCTGGGCTGATCCTGTTGCTGCTGCAAACCCGTGAGAAGGTTGGCAATGGTTTAGCAGTCAATAGAACCCAGAATGGGCAGGATGGAAAGACCGCGCCTCCCCACTTTGCTGAGGATATTCGTGACGGTCTGCGCTATCTGGGGCAACAGCATCATGTCCGCAATGCGCTGCTTCAATTGGTCATTTTATTTTCAGTTTTTGCGGCATTGGCAGTGCTCTCAGTTCGCTTGGCGGAAGTCATGCCGGCAATTAAATCCTCCCAGTTTGGCTTTTTGCTGGCGGCAGGGGGTGTGGGTATGGCGATCGGCGCAACCTTCATTGGGCAGTTTGGGCAACGCTTTTTGCACCATCAGCTGAGCTTGATCGGGTCGATCGGAATGGCGGCTTCCCTATTAGGGCTTTCCATTTTTGATGAACAACTGGTTCCAGCACTATTGCTGATCATGCTAATGGGACTGTTTGCCGCAATGGTTGGCGTCCCCATGCAAACCACTATTCAAGAAGAAACCCCAGAAGAAATGCGGGGCAAAATTTTTGGGCTCCAAAATAATGCCATCAATATCGCCCTCAGTTTGCCTCTGGCACTGGCAGGCGTAGCAGAAACTTTCCTGGGTTTACGCATTGTATTCATTGGGCTTGCTGTACTCGTCGTAGCAGGAGGGGGCTTTACCTGGTATATTTCGCGTACAGGGTCAACCTCAAAATAA
- a CDS encoding MFS transporter, whose translation MMQLSKLDLEAAMMLSLQHPDLGDHSREVSKQNHGASPVDIWHSPLPGEPATDRGLGQHLDQHTDKPVLADDISHSEEKSLPMFRSEEEFLETDSNPYSQRTVNESLDQQNNGSSLGQLSLGTPEQTMPPNGRGPEPERGFLPVLRNRNFLTLWSGQVFSQLADKVYLVLMIALIANRFQAGGQTISGWVSSIMIAFTIPAVLFGSIAGVFVDRWPKKTVLVITNLLRGALVFSLPPLLWISKGWAPLAGLPVGFCVLLGITFLVSTLTQFFAPAEQSAIPLIVERRHLLSANSLYTTTMMAIGHYRFCGWGTAAGPG comes from the coding sequence ATGATGCAACTGTCCAAACTGGATCTCGAAGCAGCGATGATGCTCTCTCTACAGCATCCAGACCTGGGTGACCACTCCAGAGAGGTCTCTAAACAGAATCATGGCGCATCGCCTGTTGATATCTGGCATTCACCCCTACCAGGTGAACCTGCAACAGATCGGGGATTGGGGCAACATCTAGACCAGCATACCGATAAGCCAGTCCTTGCTGACGATATTTCCCATTCCGAGGAGAAATCCCTACCCATGTTTCGTTCTGAAGAAGAATTTCTCGAAACGGATAGTAATCCCTACAGTCAACGTACTGTGAACGAATCTCTGGATCAGCAAAACAATGGCAGTTCGCTGGGGCAGCTTTCTCTGGGGACTCCAGAACAAACGATGCCCCCCAATGGTAGGGGACCGGAACCAGAACGGGGATTTTTGCCGGTGCTGAGGAATCGAAACTTTTTGACCCTGTGGAGTGGTCAGGTTTTTTCCCAACTTGCCGATAAAGTGTATCTGGTGTTGATGATTGCATTGATTGCTAATCGCTTTCAGGCAGGGGGGCAAACGATCAGCGGGTGGGTTTCTTCGATTATGATCGCGTTCACCATCCCGGCGGTGTTGTTTGGGTCGATCGCGGGTGTATTTGTCGATCGATGGCCCAAGAAAACGGTTCTGGTTATTACCAATTTGCTGCGAGGAGCACTCGTATTTAGCCTGCCCCCTCTGCTTTGGATTTCGAAGGGATGGGCACCTCTGGCGGGCTTACCCGTTGGCTTCTGCGTTCTGTTGGGGATCACCTTCCTGGTATCAACCCTGACGCAGTTTTTTGCCCCAGCCGAGCAGTCTGCAATTCCCCTAATTGTGGAACGCCGCCATCTGCTGTCCGCCAATTCCCTCTATACCACCACCATGATGGCCATAGGTCATTATCGGTTTTGCGGTTGGGGAACCGCTGCTGGCCCTGGCTGA
- a CDS encoding SDR family oxidoreductase, whose amino-acid sequence MTAFIFLAGASRGVGREIARCLIAQKFKVKALIRSEAARADLEALGLTVIMGDALNPAEVEQAMQGDEIEAVISTVGGQPTDGERADFKGNRNLIDAAVKAGAKKFILVSSIGSGNSAPALPLQALETLSSVLAEKEQAENHLIASGLTYTIIRPGGLKSEPPPRGGGILTENPLIAGTINRTDVAELTCRCLTSEKANNKVLSAVDRTAIYGTPEFEEFVLE is encoded by the coding sequence ATGACAGCTTTCATCTTTCTAGCCGGAGCAAGTCGGGGTGTGGGGCGGGAAATTGCCAGATGTCTGATTGCGCAAAAGTTTAAGGTCAAGGCGCTCATTCGATCGGAGGCTGCCCGTGCTGACCTGGAGGCTTTGGGTTTAACGGTGATAATGGGAGATGCCCTGAATCCGGCGGAGGTTGAACAAGCCATGCAGGGGGACGAGATCGAGGCTGTCATCAGCACAGTTGGGGGGCAGCCGACGGATGGCGAGCGGGCAGATTTTAAAGGGAACCGGAATCTGATTGATGCAGCGGTTAAGGCTGGGGCAAAAAAATTTATTCTGGTGTCGTCGATCGGGAGCGGTAACAGTGCCCCCGCCCTTCCCTTGCAAGCCCTGGAGACCCTGAGTTCGGTTCTGGCGGAAAAAGAACAGGCAGAAAATCATTTAATTGCCAGTGGCTTAACCTATACCATCATTCGACCGGGTGGGTTAAAGTCCGAACCCCCACCCAGAGGGGGTGGCATTTTGACGGAGAATCCTCTGATTGCTGGCACCATCAATCGAACCGATGTGGCAGAGTTAACCTGCCGTTGTCTCACTTCCGAGAAGGCAAATAACAAGGTTCTGTCTGCGGTCGATCGCACCGCAATCTATGGCACTCCAGAATTTGAGGAATTTGTTTTGGAGTAG
- a CDS encoding type IV pilin-like G/H family protein, whose translation MQSPTATSPQPSPIVPSSPGTASPSPQPTIPGDPFQKGIDKATSAKVLAQDGQTPEDWNLVITQWQRAIAFMKTVPRSSRTYASAQKLLPTYQAELARAQQIAKRGGRNPSSRIAKDNSKGGIPLIVSAGGTDADGATTIASLNQQQIDFFTRQKRFAANLPELNSSFPGNNPSYVYRTSGVGNNRAISTAIAKQDGLNSYIGAVFVVRDAKNNDRKNNNGKNNDGKNSPENNNETPDETIVAIACVTAQPSKTPPTIPQLQGKEARCPAGSSKL comes from the coding sequence GTGCAATCACCAACTGCGACTTCACCTCAGCCATCCCCGATCGTCCCTTCCTCCCCCGGTACCGCCAGTCCTTCTCCCCAACCCACCATCCCAGGCGATCCCTTTCAGAAGGGAATTGATAAGGCGACCAGTGCTAAAGTATTGGCTCAAGATGGCCAAACCCCAGAGGATTGGAATCTGGTTATAACCCAGTGGCAACGGGCGATCGCCTTCATGAAAACTGTGCCACGCTCCAGTCGCACCTATGCGTCCGCCCAAAAATTGTTGCCCACTTACCAGGCAGAACTTGCCCGCGCTCAACAAATTGCGAAACGGGGGGGGAGAAACCCATCGTCCAGGATCGCCAAAGACAATTCCAAGGGAGGAATTCCCTTAATTGTGTCTGCGGGGGGGACAGATGCCGATGGGGCAACCACGATCGCCAGTTTGAACCAGCAGCAAATTGACTTTTTCACCAGGCAAAAACGGTTTGCTGCTAACCTACCTGAGTTAAATAGCAGTTTCCCTGGTAACAATCCAAGCTATGTTTACCGAACTAGTGGAGTTGGCAATAATCGAGCCATTTCAACCGCGATCGCCAAACAGGACGGCTTAAATAGCTACATCGGAGCCGTGTTCGTTGTAAGGGACGCAAAAAATAACGATAGAAAAAATAATAATGGAAAAAATAATGATGGAAAAAATAGCCCTGAGAATAACAACGAGACACCCGACGAAACCATCGTAGCGATCGCCTGCGTCACTGCCCAACCCTCCAAAACTCCACCCACCATTCCCCAGTTACAAGGGAAGGAAGCGAGATGCCCAGCAGGGTCTTCTAAGTTGTGA